Proteins encoded together in one Candidatus Cloacimonadota bacterium window:
- a CDS encoding ABC transporter substrate-binding protein: MRRLLIAAILISLLIGACGKTLTTGKTRVTFWHGLSGPLGDTLNEMIMEFNRNHDDIEVVANPISSYTALSQKLMASIQAKKQPDIAQVFESWASKYIESGVLASLDELIAEDEDFDEEDLKDVYPVFRNSNTFNDTLYSFPFNKSVRAYFYNKDEFYRAGLDPESFPQTWQEFKDYAKLLTRDTDNDGEIDKYGTNFNVNEWQFVNLLHQAGGTLIDEKGNPALNSPQGVEALTYITDMMYKDQTVYLVREYEGQNDFLAGIVAMYEGSSVSITHMRQQPINFNIGYAPLPSYRTNQSAVSGANIVIFKSGDRKRERAAWEFIKWFTDTEQTARWSIATSYMPVRRSAMRSDTIVDFLEKYPQYQGIYEQLETAVYEPQTAAWFKARPELKSYLERAMRNQSTPKEALDGAAHKFAELIAEEAR; encoded by the coding sequence ATGCGTCGATTACTGATTGCTGCAATATTGATAAGCCTGCTGATAGGTGCTTGTGGAAAAACTCTGACAACCGGTAAAACCAGAGTAACATTTTGGCACGGACTAAGCGGACCCTTAGGTGATACACTAAATGAAATGATCATGGAATTTAATCGTAATCATGACGATATAGAAGTAGTGGCAAACCCTATCAGTAGTTATACCGCATTATCTCAAAAACTAATGGCATCAATCCAGGCAAAAAAGCAACCGGACATAGCTCAGGTTTTCGAAAGTTGGGCATCTAAATATATAGAATCTGGAGTATTAGCATCACTAGATGAGTTGATTGCCGAAGATGAAGATTTTGATGAAGAGGATCTGAAAGATGTATATCCGGTATTTAGAAACTCCAATACATTTAATGACACATTATATTCATTCCCTTTCAATAAAAGCGTAAGAGCATATTTTTACAATAAAGATGAGTTTTACCGGGCTGGATTAGATCCAGAGAGCTTCCCCCAAACATGGCAGGAGTTTAAGGATTATGCAAAATTACTTACCAGAGACACTGATAATGATGGTGAAATAGATAAATATGGTACAAATTTCAATGTAAACGAATGGCAATTTGTGAATCTATTACATCAAGCAGGAGGTACCTTAATAGACGAAAAGGGGAATCCTGCACTAAATAGTCCGCAGGGTGTAGAAGCACTTACATACATAACCGATATGATGTACAAAGATCAAACTGTATATTTGGTGCGTGAATATGAAGGTCAGAATGACTTCTTGGCTGGAATTGTTGCTATGTATGAAGGATCCAGTGTTTCAATTACTCATATGCGACAACAACCCATCAACTTTAATATCGGTTATGCGCCATTACCAAGTTACCGTACTAATCAGAGCGCAGTATCTGGAGCAAATATTGTAATATTCAAATCTGGAGATAGGAAACGAGAACGAGCAGCATGGGAATTCATTAAATGGTTTACCGATACTGAACAGACAGCTCGCTGGAGCATTGCTACAAGCTATATGCCGGTGCGAAGAAGCGCAATGAGAAGCGATACGATCGTAGATTTTTTAGAAAAATATCCACAATATCAAGGTATTTACGAGCAGCTTGAAACAGCGGTATATGAACCCCAAACTGCTGCCTGGTTTAAAGCCAGACCCGAGCTTAAAAGCTACCTGGAAAGAGCGATGCGCAATCAAAGCACACCCAAAGAAGCTTTAGACGGTGCAGCGCATAAATTTGCCGAGTTAATTGCCGAAGAAGCACGGTGA
- a CDS encoding PorV/PorQ family protein — MSLRRITLSLILVIVFAVPLTAISQGSLLFLTFEPGGRANGMGRAYTAVADDAFAMWWNPGATAFNREGQLALNHIPWLQGSGLNDMFYEYLGWNQYFEGIGNLNAHIVLLDAGTQEHTDSNQVYLGTFHPFDIAGAVGYSYEMIPEILGVGANFKLIYSYLAPGTGSTEKEGKAFSFGFDLGAKYRNAANINGLDLALVLQNLGPDVTFVDQDQADPSPMTVRAGAAYRVLDNPMSRFTISAEASKMLANEDPLFKRFVTGWEHIDETIYSAGAEYLYLDLIALRGGYFADTAGKITGPSFGVGLQYTFDQKYKLTADFSMVPGGELTDFNKVFSLGVEY, encoded by the coding sequence ATGTCATTAAGACGCATCACCTTAAGCCTTATCCTTGTAATTGTTTTTGCAGTACCCTTAACTGCAATATCTCAAGGTTCCCTACTCTTTCTCACCTTTGAACCCGGTGGTCGCGCAAATGGAATGGGCAGAGCATACACAGCTGTAGCCGACGACGCATTTGCCATGTGGTGGAATCCGGGAGCAACTGCATTTAATCGCGAAGGACAACTTGCCCTGAACCATATACCATGGCTACAAGGCTCTGGATTGAACGATATGTTCTATGAATACTTAGGCTGGAACCAGTATTTTGAGGGAATCGGAAATTTAAATGCTCATATAGTGCTACTGGATGCAGGAACACAAGAACATACTGATTCAAACCAAGTTTATTTGGGAACTTTTCATCCCTTCGATATAGCCGGAGCTGTTGGCTATTCTTATGAAATGATACCAGAGATACTAGGTGTTGGGGCAAATTTTAAGCTTATCTATAGCTATCTTGCGCCCGGAACTGGATCAACCGAGAAAGAAGGAAAAGCTTTTAGTTTTGGCTTCGACTTGGGAGCAAAATACCGCAATGCAGCCAATATCAATGGATTAGATTTAGCGCTTGTATTACAAAATCTTGGTCCGGATGTTACTTTTGTAGATCAAGATCAAGCAGACCCATCACCAATGACTGTGAGAGCTGGTGCCGCATATAGAGTGCTTGATAATCCCATGAGCCGGTTTACGATATCTGCCGAAGCAAGTAAGATGTTGGCAAATGAAGATCCCCTGTTTAAAAGATTCGTAACTGGCTGGGAGCATATAGATGAAACCATTTATTCTGCTGGTGCTGAATACTTATATCTGGATCTCATCGCCTTGAGGGGAGGATATTTTGCTGATACTGCCGGTAAAATTACAGGACCTAGTTTTGGTGTAGGACTTCAATATACATTCGACCAAAAGTATAAACTGACTGCTGATTTCTCGATGGTTCCCGGTGGAGAACTAACCGATTTTAATAAAGTATTCTCTCTGGGTGTTGAATACTAA